From Actinoplanes oblitus, a single genomic window includes:
- a CDS encoding dioxygenase family protein has translation MPTLFLSHGAPPLVDDPTWVAQLRELAATLPRPKAILMASAHWESAPLMLGATETVPLVYDFGGFPQHYYQVEYRAPGAPVLADQVAALMPDGEPVARTDRGLDHGAYVPLTVMYPEADIPVLQMSLPTCEPDRLLDLGARLAPLRDEGVLIVGSGFTTHGLPFLRDWRTDAVAPGWSREFDAWTAETLARGAVDELADFRAVAPGMPYAHPTIEHFAPMFLTLGASGTPDQAPDQPIDGFWMGLAKRSFVTA, from the coding sequence ATGCCCACCCTGTTCCTGAGCCACGGCGCACCGCCCCTGGTCGACGACCCGACCTGGGTCGCGCAGCTGCGCGAGCTGGCCGCCACCCTGCCCCGGCCGAAGGCGATCCTGATGGCCTCGGCGCACTGGGAGTCGGCTCCGCTGATGCTCGGCGCCACCGAGACCGTCCCGCTGGTCTACGACTTCGGCGGCTTCCCCCAGCACTACTACCAGGTCGAGTACCGCGCGCCCGGCGCACCGGTGCTGGCCGACCAGGTCGCCGCGCTGATGCCGGACGGCGAGCCGGTGGCCCGCACCGACCGCGGCCTCGACCACGGGGCCTACGTGCCGCTCACCGTGATGTACCCGGAGGCCGACATCCCGGTGCTGCAGATGTCGCTGCCCACGTGCGAGCCGGACCGCCTGCTCGACCTCGGCGCCCGGCTGGCCCCGCTGCGCGACGAGGGCGTGCTGATCGTCGGCTCCGGCTTCACCACGCACGGCCTGCCGTTCCTGCGCGACTGGCGCACCGACGCGGTGGCGCCCGGCTGGTCCCGCGAGTTCGACGCGTGGACCGCCGAGACCCTGGCCCGCGGCGCTGTCGACGAGCTCGCCGACTTCCGCGCGGTCGCGCCCGGCATGCCGTACGCCCACCCGACCATCGAGCACTTCGCGCCGATGTTCCTCACCCTGGGCGCCTCCGGCACCCCGGACCAGGCACCCGACCAGCCCATCGACGGCTTCTGGATGGGCCTGGCGAAACGGTCCTTCGTCACCGCCTGA
- a CDS encoding GOLPH3/VPS74 family protein codes for MALPPQLPPADDLYLTAHDTIRGKSLLSPATLGLGLGAALLGELMLWRRVDLIETELLVIDERPTGDAATTALLEQIRREAGQHGVRDWIAYLSTGIATELVERRLARGGLIRRQEKRGLLGTKISMVPADSMTAGWPATRIRTKVSRDEQLDVADLLLAGLILATGLDQHVLATLNARDRARLFDQFRRLFPAMLQHLVAHAEAAVGDAVMARRA; via the coding sequence GTGGCGTTACCGCCGCAGCTACCGCCCGCGGACGATCTGTACCTGACCGCGCACGACACGATCCGCGGCAAGTCGCTGCTGTCCCCGGCGACCCTCGGGCTGGGTCTCGGCGCGGCGCTGCTCGGCGAGCTGATGCTGTGGCGCCGCGTCGACCTGATCGAGACCGAGCTGCTCGTCATCGACGAGCGCCCCACCGGCGACGCCGCCACCACCGCGCTGCTGGAGCAGATCCGCCGCGAGGCCGGTCAGCACGGCGTGCGCGACTGGATCGCCTACCTCTCCACCGGCATCGCCACCGAGCTGGTCGAACGCCGTCTCGCCCGGGGCGGCCTGATCCGGCGGCAGGAGAAACGCGGCCTGCTCGGCACCAAGATCTCGATGGTGCCGGCCGACTCGATGACCGCCGGCTGGCCGGCCACCCGGATCCGCACCAAGGTCTCCCGCGACGAGCAGCTCGACGTGGCCGACCTGCTGCTCGCCGGGCTGATCCTGGCCACCGGCCTGGACCAGCACGTGCTGGCCACCCTCAACGCCCGTGACCGGGCCCGGCTGTTCGACCAGTTCCGCCGGCTCTTCCCGGCGATGCTCCAGCATCTCGTCGCGCACGCCGAGGCCGCCGTCGGCGACGCCGTGATGGCCCGCCGCGCCTGA
- a CDS encoding APC family permease, with the protein MSSTATQPAESQLSNALARDRLGVAAVVFFVMSAAAPLTVVAGVVPTGLAVTGLTGISIAFVAVALVLAIFSVGYVAMARHISNAGAFYAYVARGLGRPTGVGASWVALLAYNMFQVASYGGFGAIAAPLFLDWFGLDAPWWAFALVAWALVGVLGVRDVAVNGKVLATLLVAEIALTVVFSVAEVLSSGFHASAAPVDVSSLTGAGSGALLVMAITGFVGFEQSVVFSEESRDPRRTVPRATYIAIALIAVLYAFASWAMISAAGPDQVVGNAAEQGPELFFNLASGPLGDIALHLGHILFLTSLVAAMISFHNIISRYMFSLGREGVLPRLFGRTVPGTGAPKNGSLAQSTVGLLVVVLYAVMGWDPLVQLFFWGGTAGGLGVLLLITLTAFAVIGYFARHPDGEDVLHRIVAPVIGAMLLVVVSYLALDNIATLLGVAPGSKPAVVVPASFGVLLLGGVLWAFFLRGARPQVYAGIGLGASSATTSGGFAAALNDTTDPGALR; encoded by the coding sequence GTGTCTTCGACCGCAACCCAACCCGCGGAGAGTCAGCTCTCCAACGCCCTGGCCCGGGACCGTCTCGGCGTCGCCGCCGTGGTCTTCTTCGTGATGTCCGCGGCCGCCCCGCTGACCGTCGTCGCCGGCGTGGTGCCGACCGGCCTCGCCGTCACCGGCCTGACCGGCATCTCGATCGCCTTCGTCGCCGTCGCGCTGGTGCTGGCGATCTTCTCGGTCGGCTACGTCGCGATGGCGCGGCACATCTCCAACGCCGGCGCGTTCTACGCCTACGTGGCCCGTGGCCTGGGTCGCCCGACCGGCGTCGGCGCCTCCTGGGTGGCGCTGCTGGCCTACAACATGTTCCAGGTCGCGTCCTACGGCGGCTTCGGCGCGATCGCGGCGCCGCTCTTCCTGGACTGGTTCGGACTGGACGCGCCCTGGTGGGCGTTCGCGCTGGTGGCCTGGGCGCTGGTCGGCGTCCTCGGGGTCCGCGACGTGGCGGTCAACGGCAAGGTGCTCGCCACCCTGCTGGTCGCCGAGATCGCGCTCACCGTGGTCTTCAGCGTCGCCGAGGTGCTGTCCAGCGGCTTCCACGCCTCGGCCGCCCCGGTCGACGTCTCCAGCCTGACCGGCGCCGGCTCCGGAGCGCTGCTGGTCATGGCGATCACCGGCTTCGTCGGCTTCGAGCAGTCGGTGGTGTTCAGCGAGGAGTCGCGCGACCCGCGCCGCACGGTGCCGCGCGCCACCTACATCGCCATCGCGCTGATCGCGGTGCTCTACGCGTTCGCCTCCTGGGCGATGATCTCGGCGGCCGGTCCGGACCAGGTGGTCGGCAACGCCGCCGAACAGGGGCCCGAGCTCTTCTTCAACCTGGCCTCCGGCCCGCTGGGCGACATCGCGCTGCACCTGGGCCACATCCTGTTCCTGACCTCGCTGGTCGCCGCGATGATCTCCTTCCACAACATCATCTCGCGGTACATGTTCTCGCTCGGCCGCGAGGGCGTGCTGCCCCGCCTGTTCGGCCGTACCGTGCCGGGCACCGGCGCGCCGAAGAACGGCTCACTCGCCCAGTCCACCGTCGGCCTGCTCGTCGTCGTGCTCTACGCGGTGATGGGGTGGGACCCGCTCGTGCAGCTCTTCTTCTGGGGCGGCACCGCCGGCGGCCTCGGCGTGCTGCTGCTGATCACGCTCACCGCGTTCGCCGTCATCGGCTACTTCGCCCGCCACCCGGATGGCGAGGACGTGCTGCACCGGATCGTCGCCCCGGTGATCGGCGCGATGCTCCTGGTGGTGGTCTCCTACCTGGCCCTGGACAACATCGCCACGCTGCTGGGCGTCGCGCCGGGCAGCAAGCCGGCCGTCGTGGTGCCGGCGTCGTTCGGGGTGCTGCTGCTCGGCGGCGTGCTGTGGGCGTTCTTCCTGCGCGGCGCCCGCCCGCAGGTGTACGCCGGGATCGGCCTGGGCGCGAGCAGCGCGACCACCAGCGGTGGCTTCGCCGCCGCCCTGAACGACACCACCGACCCGGGGGCCCTGCGATGA
- a CDS encoding GNAT family N-acetyltransferase, which translates to MSDLIRPARAGELAAVGALISHSFDHLAADAYLVPVPGDRERVMADFFTLETEYASGHGKVEVVDHPDGGLAAAAVWYDRTAPLPEFPDYLERLTALAGEHLERFGALGELFEKNHPTEPHWHLQFLAVRPDEQGHGLGGALMSNVHDLLDAQGLPAYLEATNENNVRLYRRHGYTAMDPFEIHLPDGTPFYRMWRPAS; encoded by the coding sequence ATGAGCGACCTGATCCGGCCGGCCCGCGCCGGCGAGCTCGCCGCGGTCGGCGCGCTGATCTCCCACTCCTTCGATCACCTGGCCGCCGACGCGTACCTGGTGCCGGTTCCCGGGGACCGGGAGCGGGTGATGGCCGACTTCTTCACCCTGGAGACCGAGTACGCGTCCGGTCACGGCAAGGTCGAGGTCGTCGACCACCCGGACGGCGGGCTCGCGGCCGCCGCCGTCTGGTACGACCGGACGGCCCCGCTGCCCGAGTTCCCGGACTACCTGGAGCGGCTCACCGCGCTGGCCGGCGAGCATCTGGAGCGGTTCGGGGCGCTGGGCGAGCTGTTCGAGAAGAACCACCCCACCGAGCCGCACTGGCACCTGCAGTTCCTCGCGGTCCGGCCGGACGAGCAGGGACACGGGCTGGGTGGCGCGCTGATGAGCAACGTGCACGACCTGCTCGACGCGCAGGGCCTGCCGGCCTACCTGGAGGCCACCAACGAGAACAACGTGCGGCTGTACCGCCGGCACGGCTACACCGCGATGGACCCGTTCGAGATCCACCTCCCGGACGGCACCCCGTTCTACCGGATGTGGCGTCCCGCGTCCTGA
- the iolB gene encoding 5-deoxy-glucuronate isomerase — protein MAETRVNPLVRRGSTAERPFEVVINPENAGWLHSGLRVVNLPVGGRVKFATGDDEMLVLPLSGGCDVACDDERLTLTGRRSVFSRVTDFAYLPRDTVITLRAPNGGRFALPAARARSQLPFRYGPAEDVPVELRGAGQASRQVNNFCTPESFETDALIAVEVLTPGGNWSSYPPHKHDEESAEESRLEEIYYFEVAPSPSGRAGCGYQRVYGDPGRPIDVCAEIRSGDVVLIPYGWHGPSMASPGYDLYYLNVMAGPGERRWLIRDDPAHGWVRGTWTTQQIDPRLPLTTARERRRM, from the coding sequence ATGGCGGAGACCCGGGTCAACCCGCTGGTCCGGCGGGGCAGCACCGCCGAGCGGCCCTTCGAGGTGGTGATCAACCCGGAGAACGCCGGTTGGTTGCACAGCGGCCTGCGGGTGGTGAATCTGCCGGTCGGCGGCCGGGTCAAGTTCGCCACCGGCGACGACGAGATGCTGGTCCTGCCGCTGTCCGGGGGCTGCGACGTGGCCTGCGACGACGAGCGCCTCACGCTGACCGGCCGCCGGTCGGTCTTCTCCCGGGTCACCGACTTCGCCTATCTCCCGCGGGACACCGTGATCACCCTGCGGGCGCCGAACGGCGGGCGGTTCGCGCTGCCCGCCGCCCGGGCCCGCAGCCAGCTGCCGTTCCGGTACGGCCCGGCCGAGGACGTACCGGTCGAGCTGCGCGGCGCCGGGCAGGCCAGCCGGCAGGTGAACAACTTCTGCACCCCGGAGTCGTTCGAGACCGACGCGCTGATCGCTGTCGAGGTGCTGACGCCGGGCGGGAACTGGTCGTCGTACCCGCCGCACAAGCACGACGAGGAGAGCGCCGAGGAGAGCCGGCTCGAGGAGATCTACTACTTCGAGGTGGCGCCGTCCCCGTCCGGCCGGGCGGGCTGCGGATACCAGCGGGTCTACGGCGACCCGGGCCGGCCGATCGACGTGTGCGCCGAGATCCGCAGCGGGGACGTGGTGCTGATCCCGTACGGCTGGCACGGCCCGTCGATGGCGTCGCCCGGCTACGACCTCTACTACCTGAACGTGATGGCCGGCCCCGGCGAGCGCCGCTGGCTGATCCGCGACGACCCGGCGCACGGCTGGGTCCGCGGCACCTGGACGACCCAGCAGATCGATCCTCGGTTGCCGCTGACCACGGCCCGGGAGCGGAGGCGGATGTGA
- the iolD gene encoding 3D-(3,5/4)-trihydroxycyclohexane-1,2-dione acylhydrolase (decyclizing) — MKHRLTVAQAVVRFLANQFTERDGIRQRAVAGFLGIFGHGNVAGIGQALLQAQRTGSPEMPYVLARNEQAMVHTAVGYARMRNRLSTMACTASIGPGSTNMLTGAALATVNRLPVLLLPSDVFATRIAAPVLQELEDPRSGDVSVNDAFRPLSRFFDRVWRPEQLPAALLGAMRVLTDPVETGAVTVCLPQDLQTEAYEFPDELFAERTWHVTRPAPDPLAVERAAAVIRGARRPLIVAGGGVIYAEATTQLDRFARETGIPVADTQAGKGALSWDHPNAVGGLGATGSPVANRLAGHADVVLGIGTRYSDFTTASRTAFRHPQVRFVNLNVASFDAGKLGALPLVADARSGLAALRPALHGRRFTGDFHDDVAAWNATVDRAYRGNKSNHLPTQAEVIGVVNDACGARDVVVQAAGSLPGDLQRLWRARDPKQYHVEYGYSCMGFEIAGALGIKLADPGREVYALVGDGSYLMMAQELVTAIAEGVKLIVVLVQNHGFASIGALSEQVGSQRFGTSYRFKTAQTGDYDGAPLPVDLAMNAESLGAAVIRCRTAADLAEGLKRAREADRLTVVHIETDPLADGPSSESWWDVPVAEVATLHSTRHARTGYLEGKRDQRHHLRPGG; from the coding sequence GTGAAGCACCGGCTCACCGTGGCGCAGGCGGTGGTGCGATTCCTGGCGAACCAGTTCACCGAGCGCGACGGCATCCGGCAGCGGGCCGTCGCCGGGTTCCTGGGCATTTTCGGGCACGGCAACGTGGCCGGCATCGGGCAGGCGCTGCTGCAGGCGCAGCGCACCGGATCCCCGGAGATGCCCTACGTGCTGGCCCGCAACGAGCAGGCCATGGTGCACACCGCGGTGGGTTACGCCCGGATGCGCAACCGGCTGTCCACGATGGCCTGTACCGCCTCGATCGGCCCGGGCTCGACGAACATGCTGACCGGCGCCGCCCTGGCCACCGTCAACCGGCTCCCGGTGCTGCTGCTGCCCTCCGACGTCTTCGCCACCCGGATCGCCGCCCCGGTCCTGCAGGAGCTGGAGGACCCGCGGTCCGGCGACGTGTCGGTGAACGACGCGTTCCGCCCGCTGTCGCGGTTCTTCGACCGGGTCTGGCGTCCCGAGCAGCTGCCGGCCGCGCTGCTCGGCGCGATGCGGGTGCTGACCGACCCGGTGGAGACCGGCGCGGTGACCGTCTGCCTGCCGCAGGATCTGCAGACCGAGGCGTACGAGTTCCCGGACGAGCTCTTCGCCGAGCGCACCTGGCACGTCACCCGGCCGGCCCCGGACCCGCTCGCCGTGGAGCGGGCGGCCGCGGTGATCCGCGGCGCCCGGCGCCCGCTGATCGTCGCCGGCGGCGGAGTCATCTACGCGGAGGCGACCACGCAGCTCGACCGGTTCGCCCGGGAGACCGGCATCCCGGTCGCCGACACCCAGGCCGGCAAGGGCGCGCTCAGCTGGGACCACCCGAACGCCGTCGGTGGCCTCGGCGCGACCGGCAGCCCGGTGGCGAACCGGCTGGCCGGGCACGCCGACGTGGTGCTCGGCATCGGCACCCGGTACTCGGATTTCACCACCGCCTCCCGGACCGCCTTCCGGCATCCGCAGGTCAGGTTCGTCAACCTCAACGTGGCCTCCTTCGACGCCGGCAAGCTCGGCGCGCTGCCGCTGGTGGCGGACGCCCGGTCCGGGCTGGCGGCGTTGCGACCGGCGCTGCACGGCCGGCGGTTCACCGGCGACTTCCACGACGACGTCGCCGCCTGGAACGCGACGGTGGACCGGGCGTACCGGGGAAATAAGAGCAACCACCTGCCCACCCAGGCCGAAGTGATCGGCGTGGTGAACGACGCGTGCGGAGCACGCGACGTCGTGGTGCAGGCGGCCGGCAGCCTGCCCGGCGACCTGCAACGCCTGTGGCGGGCCCGCGACCCCAAGCAGTACCACGTCGAGTACGGCTACTCCTGCATGGGTTTCGAGATCGCCGGCGCCCTCGGGATCAAGCTGGCCGACCCGGGCCGCGAGGTGTACGCGCTGGTCGGCGACGGCTCCTACCTGATGATGGCGCAGGAGCTGGTCACCGCGATCGCCGAGGGCGTGAAGCTGATCGTGGTGCTGGTGCAGAACCACGGGTTCGCCTCGATCGGCGCGCTCTCCGAGCAGGTCGGCTCGCAGCGGTTCGGCACCAGCTACCGGTTCAAGACCGCGCAGACCGGCGACTACGACGGCGCGCCGCTCCCGGTCGACCTGGCGATGAACGCGGAGAGCCTGGGCGCCGCGGTGATCCGCTGCCGGACCGCCGCCGACCTGGCCGAGGGACTGAAGCGGGCGCGGGAGGCGGACCGGCTGACGGTGGTGCACATCGAGACCGACCCGCTCGCCGACGGCCCCAGCTCGGAGTCCTGGTGGGACGTCCCGGTGGCCGAGGTGGCCACCCTGCACAGCACCCGGCACGCCCGCACCGGATACCTGGAGGGCAAGCGCGACCAGCGGCATCACCTGCGACCCGGAGGCTGA
- a CDS encoding CoA-acylating methylmalonate-semialdehyde dehydrogenase, which yields MTTIEHWIDGRFTAGVSTRRAPVYQPATGRQQHEVLLGEPDDVDAAVTAATAAFEGWREESLSRRTRVLFAFRELVNARAGRLAEIVSDEHGKVLSDAAGEVQRGLEVIEFACGIPSLVQGAYSDQASAGVDVFGFREPLGVCAGITPFNFPAMVPMWMHPIAIACGNTFVLKPSERDPSASGFVAELWREAGLPDGVFNVVHGDRVAVDAILAHPGIAAVSFVGSTPVARYLHQQASLAGKRVQALGGAKNHAVVLPDADLDFAADHLAASAFGSAGQRCMAISAAVAVGSAADELVDRVSRKAGEVVVGPGRDPASEMGPVITAAAKERIENLVAAGERQGATVTVDGRGVKVPGYENGFFVGPTVLDRVGATMDVYREEVFGPVLSVLRASDVDEAITMINNNPYGNGTALFTASGAAARRFQRGVRVGMIGINVPIPVPMAYHSFGGWKDSLFGQSHIYGPEGVAFYTRAKVVTQRWPGEDALSGASLHFPTAR from the coding sequence ATGACCACCATCGAGCACTGGATCGACGGCCGGTTCACCGCCGGCGTGTCCACCCGCCGGGCGCCGGTGTACCAGCCGGCGACCGGCCGGCAACAGCACGAGGTGCTGCTCGGCGAACCGGACGATGTGGACGCCGCGGTCACCGCCGCCACCGCCGCCTTCGAGGGCTGGCGCGAGGAGTCGCTGAGCCGCCGCACCAGGGTGCTGTTCGCGTTCCGGGAGCTGGTCAACGCGCGGGCCGGGCGGCTCGCCGAGATCGTCTCGGACGAGCACGGCAAGGTGCTCTCCGACGCGGCCGGCGAGGTCCAGCGCGGCCTGGAGGTGATCGAGTTCGCCTGCGGCATCCCGTCGCTGGTCCAGGGCGCCTATTCGGATCAGGCGTCGGCGGGCGTCGACGTGTTCGGTTTCCGCGAGCCGCTCGGGGTCTGCGCCGGCATCACCCCGTTCAACTTCCCGGCCATGGTGCCGATGTGGATGCATCCGATCGCCATCGCCTGCGGCAACACGTTCGTGCTCAAGCCCAGCGAGCGGGACCCGTCCGCGTCCGGCTTCGTCGCCGAGCTGTGGCGCGAGGCCGGGCTGCCGGACGGCGTCTTCAACGTAGTGCACGGCGACCGGGTCGCCGTCGACGCGATCCTGGCCCACCCGGGCATCGCCGCCGTCTCGTTCGTCGGGTCCACCCCGGTCGCCCGGTACCTCCACCAGCAGGCGAGCCTGGCCGGCAAGCGGGTGCAGGCGCTCGGCGGCGCCAAGAACCACGCGGTGGTGCTGCCCGACGCCGACCTGGACTTCGCCGCCGACCATCTGGCGGCCTCGGCGTTCGGCTCGGCCGGGCAGCGCTGCATGGCGATCTCCGCGGCGGTCGCCGTCGGCTCCGCGGCCGACGAGCTGGTCGACCGGGTCAGCCGCAAGGCCGGCGAGGTGGTGGTCGGGCCGGGCCGGGATCCGGCCAGCGAGATGGGCCCGGTGATCACCGCGGCCGCCAAGGAGCGGATCGAGAACCTGGTCGCGGCGGGGGAGCGGCAGGGCGCGACGGTCACCGTCGACGGGCGCGGGGTCAAGGTTCCCGGGTACGAGAACGGGTTCTTCGTCGGCCCGACAGTCCTGGACCGGGTGGGCGCCACGATGGACGTCTACCGCGAGGAGGTCTTCGGGCCGGTCCTGTCGGTGCTGCGGGCCTCCGATGTGGACGAGGCGATCACGATGATCAACAACAATCCGTACGGCAACGGCACGGCCCTGTTCACCGCCAGTGGCGCCGCCGCGCGCCGGTTCCAGCGTGGCGTACGGGTCGGGATGATCGGGATCAACGTGCCGATCCCGGTGCCGATGGCGTACCACTCGTTCGGCGGGTGGAAGGACTCGCTGTTCGGGCAGAGCCACATCTACGGGCCGGAGGGGGTGGCCTTCTACACCCGGGCCAAGGTGGTCACCCAGCGATGGCCGGGCGAGGACGCGTTGTCCGGGGCGTCGCTGCACTTCCCGACGGCGCGGTGA
- a CDS encoding TIM barrel protein: MRRLRLGSCPDSWGVWYADDPAQTPWARFLDELASAGYRWLELGPYGYLPTDPARLADELAARGLRCAAGTVGGVGGPHRDLPAVLAETRRVAALTAAAGGRNLVFVPVPGYRDDATGGYLEAATLGPDQWRALLDNTGTLGRMVFEEYGLNLRFHPHADYQVENQDQIERFLDGTDPRFVSLCLDTGHLAYRRADVLGLIRKYPDRVGYVHLKQMDPELALRAEAEDLAFAQAVRLGVSVAPPAGAPPMPEVLAALAALGADLFCVVEQDMYPVDPDVPLPIAVRTRRYLEETGDFDT; this comes from the coding sequence ATGCGCCGCCTGCGGCTGGGCAGCTGCCCCGACTCGTGGGGCGTCTGGTACGCCGACGATCCCGCGCAGACCCCGTGGGCGCGGTTCCTCGACGAGCTGGCGTCGGCCGGTTACCGCTGGCTGGAGCTGGGCCCGTACGGCTACCTGCCGACCGATCCGGCCCGGCTGGCCGACGAACTGGCCGCGCGCGGGCTGCGGTGCGCCGCCGGCACGGTCGGCGGGGTGGGCGGACCGCATCGCGACCTGCCCGCCGTGCTGGCGGAGACCCGGCGGGTGGCCGCGCTGACCGCCGCGGCCGGTGGCCGGAACCTGGTGTTCGTGCCGGTGCCGGGTTATCGGGACGACGCGACAGGCGGCTATCTCGAAGCCGCCACCCTCGGTCCGGACCAGTGGCGCGCGCTGCTGGACAACACCGGCACGCTGGGCCGGATGGTCTTCGAGGAGTACGGGCTGAACCTCCGATTCCATCCGCACGCCGACTACCAGGTGGAGAATCAGGATCAGATCGAGCGGTTCCTGGACGGGACGGATCCGCGCTTCGTGTCGCTGTGCCTGGACACCGGGCATCTGGCGTACCGCCGGGCGGACGTCCTCGGGCTGATCCGGAAGTATCCGGACCGGGTGGGCTATGTGCACCTCAAGCAGATGGATCCGGAGCTGGCCCTGCGCGCGGAGGCCGAGGATCTCGCCTTCGCCCAGGCGGTCCGGCTCGGCGTGAGCGTCGCGCCGCCGGCCGGGGCGCCCCCCATGCCCGAGGTGCTGGCCGCGCTGGCCGCCCTCGGCGCCGACCTGTTCTGCGTGGTCGAGCAGGACATGTACCCGGTGGACCCGGACGTTCCGCTGCCGATCGCCGTCCGCACCCGTAGGTACCTCGAGGAGACAGGAGATTTCGACACATGA
- a CDS encoding sugar ABC transporter substrate-binding protein, with protein MRPFLAVAAVAVLALAACSGGGRDATKTDSGGGGNAAGSSGFTVAFVTHETPGDTFWDKVRAGAEQAAKDTGVTLKYSNDPDAAKQAQLIQSAVDAKVNGIATTLVTPDALAGAVKSASTAGIPVVGLNAGIDQYQKLGALMYFGSDESLAGTSLGRRIAGEGVKHPLCVIHQTGSVSLEARCAGVKSAVPGTENIQVNGADDSAVTTTLQAKLAQDKSIDYVVALNAQVALDVLNAEQQASSRAKLATFDLNPDIAKKIKDGQVEFAVDQQPYVQGYLAVTSLYLYLKNGNDIGGGKPVLTGPSFVDQGNIDKILPFTEKNTR; from the coding sequence ATGAGGCCTTTTCTCGCCGTGGCCGCCGTGGCTGTCCTCGCCCTCGCCGCGTGCAGCGGCGGCGGCCGGGACGCCACCAAGACCGACAGCGGCGGTGGCGGGAACGCCGCCGGCAGCTCCGGTTTCACGGTCGCCTTCGTGACCCACGAGACGCCCGGCGACACCTTCTGGGACAAGGTGCGGGCCGGGGCCGAGCAGGCGGCCAAGGACACCGGGGTGACCCTGAAGTACTCCAACGACCCGGACGCCGCCAAGCAGGCCCAGCTGATCCAGAGCGCTGTCGACGCCAAGGTGAACGGGATCGCCACCACACTGGTCACCCCGGACGCCCTGGCCGGCGCGGTCAAGTCGGCCTCCACGGCGGGCATCCCGGTGGTCGGGCTGAACGCCGGCATCGACCAGTACCAGAAACTCGGCGCGCTGATGTACTTCGGCTCGGACGAGTCGCTGGCCGGCACCAGCCTCGGCAGACGGATCGCCGGCGAGGGCGTCAAGCACCCGCTCTGCGTGATCCACCAGACCGGCTCGGTGTCCCTCGAGGCGCGCTGCGCCGGCGTCAAGAGCGCCGTGCCGGGCACCGAGAACATCCAGGTCAACGGCGCCGACGACAGCGCCGTCACCACCACGTTGCAGGCCAAGCTGGCGCAGGACAAGTCGATCGACTACGTGGTCGCGCTGAACGCCCAGGTCGCCCTGGACGTGCTGAACGCCGAGCAGCAGGCCTCGTCGCGGGCCAAGCTGGCCACCTTCGACCTGAACCCGGACATCGCCAAGAAGATCAAGGACGGTCAGGTCGAGTTCGCCGTCGACCAGCAGCCGTACGTGCAGGGGTACCTCGCGGTCACCTCGCTCTACCTGTACCTGAAGAACGGCAACGACATCGGCGGCGGCAAGCCGGTGCTGACCGGCCCGTCCTTTGTGGACCAGGGCAACATCGACAAGATCCTGCCGTTCACCGAGAAGAACACCCGGTGA
- a CDS encoding ABC transporter permease yields MRRFLRLLARPELGALVAAVVIFGFFLAVAPSFRSFAAFSTVLYQSSTIGIVAVGVGLLMIGGEFDLSAGVITISAGLVNSMFCWYLGVNLWAGAALSLAFCLLVGFLNGWLVMRTGIPSFLVTLGTFFVLQGANLGVTKLVTGSVSSRDISAIDGFTSLRAVFAWSFALGAATVWITVLWWALFVALAAWTLQRARAGNWIYAVGGAADSARAVGVPVVRTKIALFMTVSFLGWFVGMHLLYRFNTLQAGNGVGNEFLYIIAAVVGGTLLTGGFGNAFGVAIGAFIFGTTSLGIVYAGWDPNWFKAFLGVMLLLAVLVNTYVKRLSSSAPAAAAPAAGPPTPVPAASGKEGGRD; encoded by the coding sequence GTGAGGCGGTTCCTCCGGCTCCTGGCGCGCCCCGAGCTGGGCGCGCTGGTGGCGGCCGTGGTGATCTTCGGGTTCTTCCTGGCGGTGGCGCCGTCGTTCCGGTCGTTCGCCGCGTTCTCCACGGTGCTCTACCAGTCGTCGACGATAGGCATCGTCGCGGTCGGGGTCGGCCTGCTGATGATCGGCGGCGAGTTCGACCTGTCGGCCGGCGTGATCACGATCAGCGCCGGCCTGGTGAACTCGATGTTCTGCTGGTACCTCGGCGTCAACCTGTGGGCCGGTGCCGCGTTGTCGCTGGCGTTCTGCCTGCTCGTCGGCTTCCTCAACGGGTGGCTGGTGATGCGTACCGGGATACCCAGCTTCCTGGTCACCCTCGGCACGTTCTTCGTCCTGCAGGGTGCCAACCTCGGGGTGACCAAGCTGGTCACCGGCTCGGTGTCCAGCCGCGACATCAGCGCCATCGACGGGTTCACCTCGTTGCGGGCGGTGTTCGCGTGGAGCTTCGCGCTCGGCGCGGCGACGGTGTGGATCACCGTGCTGTGGTGGGCGCTCTTCGTCGCCCTGGCCGCCTGGACGCTGCAGCGGGCCCGGGCCGGCAACTGGATCTACGCGGTCGGCGGCGCCGCGGACAGCGCCCGCGCCGTCGGCGTGCCGGTGGTCCGCACCAAGATCGCGCTGTTCATGACGGTGTCGTTCCTCGGCTGGTTCGTCGGCATGCACCTGCTGTACCGGTTCAACACCCTGCAGGCCGGCAACGGCGTCGGCAACGAGTTCCTCTACATCATCGCGGCGGTGGTCGGCGGCACGCTGCTGACCGGCGGGTTCGGCAACGCCTTCGGCGTCGCGATCGGGGCCTTCATCTTCGGTACGACGAGCCTCGGCATCGTCTACGCCGGGTGGGATCCGAACTGGTTCAAGGCGTTCCTGGGCGTCATGCTCCTGCTGGCGGTGCTGGTCAACACGTACGTCAAACGGCTGTCCTCGTCGGCGCCGGCGGCGGCCGCCCCGGCGGCCGGGCCGCCCACCCCGGTTCCGGCGGCGTCCGGGAAGGAGGGCGGCCGTGACTGA